One part of the Coffea eugenioides isolate CCC68of chromosome 10, Ceug_1.0, whole genome shotgun sequence genome encodes these proteins:
- the LOC113749285 gene encoding PHD finger-like domain-containing protein 5B yields MAKHHPDLIMCRKQPGIAIGRLCEKCDGKCVICDSYVRPCTLVRVCDECNYGSFQGRCVICGGVGISDAYYCKECTQQEKDRDGCPKIVNLGSAKTDLFYERKKYGFKKR; encoded by the coding sequence ATGGCCAAGCATCATCCTGATTTGATTATGTGCCGGAAGCAGCCAGGAATCGCCATTGGACGCCTTTGTGAAAAATGCGATGGAAAATGTGTCATCTGTGATTCTTATGTGCGTCCTTGCACACTGGTGCGAGTTTGCGACGAGTGCAACTATGGATCATTTCAGGGCCGCTGTGTCATCTGTGGGGGTGTGGGAATTTCAGATGCTTACTACTGTAAAGAGTGTACGCAACAAGAGAAAGATCGAGATGGGTGTCCGAAAATCGTTAACCTGGGGAGTGCCAAAACAGATCTCTTCTACGAGCGCAAGAAATATGGATTCAAGAAAAGATGA
- the LOC113749145 gene encoding 60S ribosomal protein L15-like: MGAYTYVSELWRKKQSDVMRFLLRVRCWEYRQLPSIVRVTRPTRPDKARRLGYKAKQGYVVYRVRVRRGGRKRPVPKGIVYGKPTNQGVTQLKFQRSKRSVAEERAGRKLGGLRVLSSYWINEDSTYKYYEVILVDPAHAAIRNDPRIHWICEPVHKHRELRGLTSAGKKYRGLRGKGHLHHKARPSRRATWKRNQTLSLRRYR; the protein is encoded by the exons ATGG GGGCATATACGTACGTGTCGGAGCTATGGAGAAAGAAGCAATCTGATGTGATGAGATTTCTTCTGAGGGTTCGCTGCTGGGAGTATCGTCAGCTTCCTTCCATTGTCCGGGTCACCAGGCCTACCCGACCCGACAAGGCTCGCCGCCTCGGCTACAAGGCCAAGCAG GGTTACGTGGTCTACCGTGTTCGGGTGAGACGTGGTGGAAGAAAGAGGCCAGTTCCTAAGGGCATTGTGTATGGAAAACCCACAAACCAGGGTGTTACTCAGCTGAAATTTCAGCGCAGCAAGCGATCAGTGGCAGAGGAGCGAGCTGGTAGGAAACTGGGTGGTCTCAGGGTTCTCAGCTCTTACTGGATTAATGAG GACTCTACTTACAAGTACTATGAGGTAATCTTGGTTGACCCAGCCCATGCTGCAATACGAAATGACCCTAGGATTCACTGGATATGCGAGCCAGTCCACAAGCACAGAGAGCTTCGGGGACTTACCTCTGCTGGGAAGAAGTACAGAGGTCTCCGAGGAAAGGGGCATTTGCACCACAAAGCACGGCCATCGAGAAGGGCTACATGGAAGAGGAACCAGACTCTCTCCCTTCGTCGCTATCGCTGA
- the LOC113750005 gene encoding tetratricopeptide repeat protein 33 — protein sequence MKMTWKKQKKSTSKKRPLSQLHNLPFEQQEDSTNTDNLQEEEIGGNDVVEKDTSVSDENVDGKKLAQVYEQQGNKLAEDGKFSEALGKWEAALTLMPERAVLHEQKAQVLIELGEAWGALKAVTRATELEPTWAEAWITLGRAQLNFGEPDSAIESFDRALAIKPDSVDAHDDRKTALHLIKRRKQLHSTGLSANANRFAVGDTGQ from the exons ATGAAGATGACCTGGAAGAAGCAGAAAAAGAGCACGAGCAAGAAGCGACCTTTGTCCCAGTTACATAATCTTCCATTTGAGCAACAAGAAGATAGTACCAATACTGATAATTTGCAGGAGGAGGAAATTGGTGGGAACGACGTCGTTGAGAAGGATACTTCAGTTTCTGATGAGAATGTTGATGGGAAGAAGCTAGCTCAAGTCTATGAGCAACAAGGGAACAAACTTGCTGAG GATGGGAAGTTCAGTGAGGCACTAGGCAAGTGGGAGGCTGCTCTTACTTTGATGCCAGAACGAGCAGTTTTGCATGAGCAAAAAGCTCAAGTTTTAATTGAACTGGGAGAAGCATGGGGTGCTCTAAAAGCCGTCACTC GAGCCACAGAATTAGAACCAACATGGGCTGAG gCATGGATTACCCTTGGTAGAGCGCAATTGAACTTCGGGGAGCCTGATAGTGCCATTGAAAGCTTTGATCGGGCATTAGCTATTAAG CCAGATTCTGTGGACGCACATGATGACAGGAAGACTGCATTGCATCTTATAAAGAGGCGAAAACAGCTTCATTCTACAGGCTTGAGTGCCAACGCAAATCGTTTTGCCGTTGGGGATACTGGTCAGTAA